One window of Bacillota bacterium genomic DNA carries:
- a CDS encoding cobalamin-dependent protein (Presence of a B(12) (cobalamin)-binding domain implies dependence on cobalamin itself, in one of its several forms, or in some unusual lineages, dependence on a cobalamin-like analog.), translating into MAGAIGECVHVAGVTRFLRLAEAAGYRTLFLGPAVEPADFARAVERERPDLVGVSYRLTPEAAGRVLEAFARELEARGLGEGRRPRLAFGGTPPVARVAARTGLFAAVFDGSEGDERVLAWLRGRPLESTPAAYPQTLVERVRAQAPFPLIRHHYGRPSYAETLEGVAEIADSATVDVISLGVDQNTQEHFFHPEERDPRQEGAGGVPVHTPGEFRALYEASRRGNFPLMRSYSGTRDILRMAELLRETLHLAWGAVPLTWYSVLDGRSRRPLEATIREAQAAFAWHGAHGIPLESNEAHHWSLRDAPDSVAVAMAFLAAYNARAAGVRTYVAQFMFNTPPGTSFAMDLAKMLAKAELIESLQGEGFAVLRETRAGLTSMPADVDAARGHLGATTLLQMALRPQILHVVAPVEADHAATARDVVEATRLARGVVRDALEGLPAMAVDPNVQARREELVEEAAILLEAIRLLAGPGVDDPWVEPATLARAVHVGLIDAPQLRGNPEARGEVVTRLVEGACRAVDPGTGRVLSESERVRRLLDRAAREGRAAAPAGLAAR; encoded by the coding sequence ATGGCGGGGGCCATCGGGGAGTGCGTCCACGTGGCGGGCGTCACCCGCTTCCTGCGGCTGGCCGAGGCGGCCGGCTACCGGACGCTCTTTCTGGGGCCGGCCGTCGAGCCCGCCGACTTCGCCCGCGCCGTCGAGCGCGAGCGTCCCGACCTGGTCGGGGTCAGTTACCGGCTGACGCCGGAGGCGGCGGGCCGCGTGCTGGAGGCCTTCGCCCGCGAGCTGGAGGCCCGCGGGCTGGGGGAGGGGCGGCGGCCCCGGCTCGCCTTCGGCGGTACCCCGCCGGTGGCGCGGGTGGCCGCCCGCACGGGCCTCTTCGCCGCCGTCTTCGACGGGAGCGAGGGCGACGAGCGGGTCCTGGCCTGGCTGCGCGGGCGGCCGCTGGAGTCGACGCCCGCCGCCTATCCGCAGACGCTGGTGGAACGGGTGCGCGCCCAGGCGCCCTTCCCGCTCATCCGCCACCACTACGGGCGTCCTTCCTATGCGGAGACGCTGGAGGGCGTCGCCGAGATCGCCGACTCCGCTACGGTCGACGTGATCTCGCTGGGGGTCGACCAGAACACCCAGGAGCACTTCTTCCATCCGGAGGAGCGCGATCCGCGCCAGGAAGGGGCCGGCGGCGTTCCCGTGCACACGCCCGGCGAGTTCCGCGCCCTCTACGAGGCCTCGCGGCGCGGCAACTTCCCGCTCATGCGCTCCTACAGCGGCACCCGCGACATCCTGCGCATGGCGGAGCTGCTCCGGGAGACGCTCCACCTGGCCTGGGGCGCGGTGCCGCTCACCTGGTACAGCGTGCTGGACGGGCGGAGCCGGAGGCCGCTGGAGGCGACCATCCGCGAGGCGCAGGCGGCCTTCGCCTGGCACGGCGCGCACGGCATCCCGCTGGAGTCGAACGAGGCGCACCACTGGAGCCTGCGCGACGCCCCCGACAGCGTGGCCGTGGCCATGGCCTTCCTCGCCGCCTATAACGCCCGGGCGGCGGGCGTCCGCACCTACGTCGCCCAGTTCATGTTCAACACGCCTCCCGGCACGTCGTTCGCCATGGACTTGGCCAAGATGCTGGCCAAGGCGGAGCTGATCGAATCGCTGCAGGGCGAGGGCTTCGCCGTCCTGCGCGAGACGCGGGCCGGGCTGACCAGCATGCCGGCGGACGTGGACGCGGCTCGCGGCCACCTGGGCGCCACCACCCTCCTGCAGATGGCGCTCCGCCCGCAGATCCTCCACGTGGTGGCGCCCGTGGAGGCCGATCATGCGGCCACGGCGCGCGACGTCGTGGAGGCCACCCGCCTGGCGCGGGGCGTCGTCCGCGACGCGCTGGAGGGGTTGCCCGCCATGGCCGTCGATCCCAACGTCCAGGCGAGGCGGGAGGAGCTGGTCGAAGAGGCGGCGATCCTCCTGGAAGCGATCCGCTTGCTGGCCGGGCCGGGCGTGGACGACCCCTGGGTGGAGCCGGCCACGTTGGCCCGGGCCGTCCACGTCGGCCTCATCGATGCGCCCCAGCTGCGCGGCAACCCCGAGGCGCGCGGGGAGGTGGTGACGCGCCTGGTGGAGGGCGCCTGCCGGGCCGTCGATCCGGGGACGGGCCGGGTGCTCTCCGAAAGCGAGCGGGTACGCCGCCTCCTCGACCGGGCGGCGCGGGAGGGCCGGGCGGCCGCGCCGGCCGGGCTGGCCGCACGCTGA
- a CDS encoding NAD/NADP octopine/nopaline dehydrogenase family protein, which yields MGVRAPSAEIGFTVVGAGGGGLAMAGHLGLLGHPVRLLNRTPERVAAVAERGGVELEGALHGFGRVLAAGSEPDRLLEGSRLVMVVVPAHAHREVAAWIGPHLRPGQAVVLHPGRTLGALEFEQALRSAGAPPEVPVAEAQTLLYASRAVAPGRVHVYQVKREVRLAALPAWRTGEVLEPLARALPQFVAAPDVLATSLGNVGAIFHPAPTLLNLARIDAGEPFEYYRQGISPAVARLLEALDEERLAVARALGVAAQSARRWLEEAYGAAGDDLHGAIQTNPAYEGIAAPASLPNRYILEDVPTGLVPLVSLGRRMGVPVPLMEALVALACQVAGADLWARGRTLENLGFDGAEQLLRYVREGGIRSWLPMPV from the coding sequence CGCTCCGTCCGCCGAGATCGGCTTCACCGTCGTGGGGGCGGGAGGCGGCGGCCTGGCCATGGCCGGCCACCTCGGCCTCCTGGGCCATCCCGTCCGACTGCTCAACCGGACGCCCGAGAGGGTGGCCGCCGTCGCCGAGCGCGGCGGCGTCGAGCTGGAGGGCGCGCTGCACGGCTTCGGGCGCGTGCTGGCCGCGGGCTCGGAGCCGGACCGGCTCCTGGAAGGAAGCCGCCTGGTGATGGTGGTCGTACCCGCTCACGCCCACCGCGAGGTGGCGGCCTGGATCGGGCCCCACCTCCGCCCGGGGCAGGCCGTGGTGCTCCATCCCGGCCGGACGCTGGGCGCGCTGGAGTTCGAGCAGGCGCTGCGCTCGGCCGGGGCCCCCCCGGAGGTGCCGGTGGCCGAGGCGCAGACGCTCCTCTACGCCAGCCGGGCGGTGGCACCCGGGCGCGTCCACGTCTACCAGGTGAAGCGCGAAGTCCGCCTGGCCGCCCTTCCCGCCTGGCGGACGGGCGAGGTGCTGGAGCCGCTGGCGCGGGCGCTGCCCCAGTTCGTGGCCGCGCCCGACGTGCTGGCCACCTCGCTGGGCAACGTGGGCGCCATCTTCCACCCGGCGCCCACCCTTCTCAACTTGGCCCGCATCGACGCCGGGGAGCCCTTCGAGTACTACCGCCAGGGGATTTCGCCCGCCGTGGCGCGGCTGCTCGAGGCGCTGGACGAGGAGCGGCTGGCTGTGGCGCGCGCCCTGGGCGTCGCCGCCCAGAGCGCCCGCCGCTGGCTCGAGGAGGCGTACGGCGCCGCGGGCGACGACCTGCACGGCGCCATCCAGACGAACCCCGCCTACGAGGGCATCGCCGCGCCCGCAAGCCTCCCGAACCGCTACATCCTCGAGGACGTTCCCACCGGGCTGGTGCCGCTGGTCTCGCTGGGCCGCCGGATGGGCGTGCCCGTGCCCCTGATGGAGGCGCTGGTGGCGCTCGCCTGCCAGGTGGCCGGCGCCGACCTCTGGGCGCGCGGGCGGACGCTGGAGAACCTGGGCTTCGACGGGGCCGAGCAGCTGCTCCGCTACGTCCGCGAAGGAGGGATCCGCTCGTGGCTTCCCATGCCGGTCTGA
- a CDS encoding YkuS family protein has protein sequence MMAMPVSPDHGATVAVQGGLRPFREALRQAGFRVLEWEGPDNPPPAPAQVLVTSGLDENLLGVAGVRQAMPVVDADGRTPAEVVEAVRATLARRGPAD, from the coding sequence GTGATGGCCATGCCCGTCAGCCCGGATCACGGCGCCACCGTGGCGGTTCAAGGCGGACTCCGTCCCTTCCGGGAAGCGCTCCGCCAGGCGGGCTTCCGCGTGCTGGAGTGGGAGGGGCCGGACAACCCGCCGCCCGCACCGGCGCAGGTGCTGGTGACCAGCGGCCTGGACGAGAACCTCCTGGGTGTCGCCGGCGTCCGCCAGGCGATGCCGGTCGTCGACGCCGACGGCCGGACCCCGGCAGAGGTGGTGGAGGCCGTCCGCGCCACGCTGGCCCGGCGGGGCCCGGCGGACTGA